In Streptomyces sp. NBC_00569, a single genomic region encodes these proteins:
- the metK gene encoding methionine adenosyltransferase: MSRRLFTSESVTEGHPDKIADQISDTILDALLREDPTSRVAVETLITTGLVHVAGEVTTKAYAPIAQLVREKILEIGYDSSKKGFDGASCGVSVSIGSQSPDIAQGVDTAYESRVEGDEDELDKQGAGDQGLMFGYACDETPELMPLPIHLAHRLSRRLSEVRKNGTIPYLRPDGKTQVTIEYDGDKAVRLDTVVVSSQHASDIDLESLLAPDIREFVVEHVLGQLIEDGIKLDTDGYRLLVNPTGRFEIGGPMGDAGLTGRKIIIDTYGGMARHGGGAFSGKDPSKVDRSAAYAMRWVAKNVVAAGLATRCEVQVAYAIGKAEPVGLFVETFGTAAVDTEKIEHAISEVFDLRPAAIIRDLDLLRPIYAQTAAYGHFGRDLPDFTWERTDRVDALRKAAGL; this comes from the coding sequence GTGTCCCGTCGCCTGTTCACCTCGGAGTCCGTGACCGAGGGTCACCCCGACAAGATCGCTGACCAGATCAGCGACACCATTCTCGACGCGCTTCTGCGGGAGGACCCGACCTCCCGGGTCGCCGTGGAGACGCTCATCACCACGGGCCTCGTGCACGTCGCCGGTGAGGTCACGACCAAGGCGTACGCGCCGATCGCGCAGCTCGTGCGCGAGAAGATCCTCGAGATCGGTTACGACTCCTCGAAGAAGGGCTTCGACGGCGCCTCCTGCGGCGTGTCGGTGTCCATCGGCTCGCAGTCCCCCGACATCGCCCAGGGCGTCGACACGGCGTACGAGTCGCGTGTCGAGGGTGACGAGGACGAGCTCGACAAGCAGGGCGCGGGCGACCAGGGCCTGATGTTCGGCTACGCGTGCGACGAGACGCCCGAGCTGATGCCGCTCCCGATCCACCTCGCGCACCGTCTGTCGCGCCGCCTGTCCGAGGTCCGCAAGAACGGGACGATCCCGTACCTGCGCCCCGACGGCAAGACCCAGGTCACCATCGAGTACGACGGCGACAAGGCCGTCCGCCTCGACACGGTCGTGGTCTCCTCCCAGCACGCGTCGGACATCGACCTCGAGTCGCTGCTCGCCCCCGACATCCGCGAGTTCGTCGTGGAGCACGTCCTGGGCCAGCTCATCGAGGACGGCATCAAGCTGGACACCGACGGCTACCGCCTTCTGGTGAACCCGACCGGCCGCTTCGAGATCGGCGGCCCGATGGGTGACGCCGGCCTGACCGGCCGCAAGATCATCATTGACACGTACGGCGGTATGGCCCGCCACGGCGGCGGCGCCTTCTCCGGCAAGGACCCGTCCAAGGTCGACCGCTCGGCCGCCTACGCGATGCGCTGGGTCGCCAAGAACGTCGTCGCGGCCGGCCTCGCCACCCGCTGTGAGGTCCAGGTCGCGTACGCGATCGGCAAGGCCGAGCCCGTGGGCCTGTTCGTCGAGACGTTCGGCACGGCCGCGGTGGACACGGAGAAGATCGAGCACGCGATCAGCGAGGTCTTCGACCTCCGCCCCGCCGCGATCATCCGCGACCTCGACCTGCTCCGCCCGATCTACGCGCAGACCGCCGCGTACGGCCACTTCGGCCGCGACCTCCCCGACTTCACGTGGGAGCGCACGGACCGCGTGGACGCGCTGCGCAAGGCTGCCGGCCTGTAG
- a CDS encoding primosomal protein N', giving the protein MSSQNDRPEAEQLAFIRETVRRAKVPKAKPRTWRGAPLAKELPVARVLVDKGVLHLDRYFDYAVPEELDADAQPGVRVRVRFGAGKHSVRDGRREGGGLIDGFVVARVAASEYQGPLAALAQVVSPERVLGEELLGLARAVADRYAGSLADVLQLAVPPRNARAEKKPSPEPLPPPPAPDAGSWRRYERGAGFLEALASGGAPRAVWTALPGPEWADEVARAVAATLSSGRGALVVVPDGRVVARVDAALGAVLGEGRHAVLTADAGPEKRYREWLGVRRGSVRAVVGTRAAMFAPVRDLGLVVIWDDGDSSHAEPHAPQPHARDVLLLRSAHDKCAFLLGSWSCTVEAAQLVESGWAAPLVAGRDQVRGAAPLVRTVGDGDLARDEAARAARLPSLAWQVVREGLKSGPVLVQVPRRGYVPRLACERCREPARCRHCAGPLEASEGTSSLKCGWCGQEESAWHCQECGGFRLRAQVVGARRTAEELGRAFPAVPVRTSGREQVLDTVPGAPALVVSTPGAEPVAEGGYAAALLLDGWAMLGRPDLRAGEDALRRWIAAASLVRPQGVGGTVVIVAEPTLRPVQALVRWDPVGHAVRELSERAELGFPPVSRMAAVSGAPEALAGFLAAVELPGDAEVLGPVPVPDAPPGSSRRPGAPPPGEHWERVLVRVPPGSGAALASALKHAQAARMARGGTEPVRVRVDPPDIG; this is encoded by the coding sequence GTGAGCAGCCAGAATGACCGGCCCGAAGCGGAGCAACTCGCTTTCATCCGGGAGACCGTCCGCCGCGCCAAGGTCCCGAAGGCCAAGCCGCGGACCTGGCGGGGTGCGCCGCTGGCGAAGGAGCTGCCCGTCGCCCGGGTGCTCGTGGACAAGGGCGTGCTGCATCTCGACCGGTACTTCGACTACGCGGTGCCCGAGGAGCTCGACGCCGACGCGCAGCCGGGCGTGCGGGTGCGCGTGCGGTTCGGCGCCGGGAAGCACTCCGTGCGGGACGGGCGCCGCGAGGGGGGCGGCCTGATCGACGGGTTCGTCGTCGCACGGGTCGCCGCGTCCGAGTACCAGGGGCCGCTCGCCGCCCTCGCGCAGGTCGTGTCGCCCGAGCGCGTGCTCGGGGAGGAACTGCTCGGTCTCGCCCGCGCCGTCGCCGACCGGTACGCGGGAAGCCTCGCCGACGTGCTCCAGCTGGCCGTCCCGCCACGGAACGCACGCGCGGAGAAGAAGCCGTCGCCCGAGCCGCTCCCGCCTCCGCCGGCGCCGGACGCGGGCAGCTGGCGGCGGTACGAGCGCGGGGCCGGATTCCTGGAGGCTCTCGCGTCGGGCGGCGCGCCAAGGGCCGTGTGGACCGCGCTGCCCGGACCCGAGTGGGCCGACGAAGTGGCGCGTGCCGTCGCCGCGACCCTCTCCTCGGGGCGCGGCGCCCTGGTCGTCGTGCCCGACGGGCGCGTGGTCGCCCGGGTCGACGCCGCGCTGGGCGCCGTACTCGGCGAGGGACGGCATGCCGTGCTGACCGCCGACGCGGGCCCCGAGAAGCGGTACCGCGAGTGGCTCGGGGTGCGGCGCGGGTCGGTGCGGGCGGTCGTGGGCACCCGGGCCGCGATGTTCGCCCCCGTGCGGGATCTGGGTCTCGTGGTCATCTGGGACGACGGCGACTCCAGCCACGCGGAGCCGCATGCCCCGCAGCCGCATGCGCGCGATGTGCTGCTGCTGCGGTCCGCGCACGACAAGTGTGCTTTTCTGCTGGGGAGTTGGAGCTGCACGGTCGAGGCCGCGCAGCTCGTCGAGAGCGGTTGGGCCGCGCCCCTCGTCGCGGGGCGTGACCAGGTGCGGGGCGCCGCACCCCTCGTACGGACGGTGGGGGACGGGGATCTCGCGCGCGACGAGGCGGCGCGGGCCGCGCGCCTGCCCTCGCTCGCGTGGCAGGTGGTGCGGGAAGGGCTGAAGAGCGGGCCGGTTCTGGTGCAGGTGCCGCGACGGGGTTACGTACCGCGGCTCGCGTGCGAGCGGTGCCGCGAGCCCGCGCGCTGCCGCCACTGCGCCGGGCCGCTGGAGGCGAGTGAGGGGACGTCCAGCCTGAAGTGCGGCTGGTGCGGCCAGGAGGAGAGCGCCTGGCACTGCCAGGAGTGCGGGGGGTTCCGGCTGCGGGCGCAGGTCGTGGGGGCGCGCAGGACGGCGGAGGAGCTGGGGCGGGCGTTTCCCGCGGTGCCGGTGCGCACGTCCGGGCGGGAGCAGGTCCTCGACACGGTGCCGGGGGCGCCGGCCCTGGTGGTGAGTACGCCGGGCGCGGAGCCGGTGGCCGAAGGCGGGTACGCGGCCGCCCTGTTGCTCGACGGCTGGGCGATGCTGGGCCGCCCCGATCTGCGGGCGGGGGAGGACGCGCTGCGGCGCTGGATCGCGGCAGCCTCGCTGGTGAGACCACAGGGGGTGGGCGGCACGGTGGTGATCGTGGCCGAGCCGACACTGCGTCCCGTGCAGGCGTTGGTGCGGTGGGACCCCGTGGGGCACGCCGTGCGGGAGCTCTCCGAGCGGGCCGAACTCGGCTTCCCGCCGGTGTCGAGGATGGCGGCGGTCTCGGGCGCGCCCGAGGCACTGGCCGGATTCCTGGCGGCGGTGGAACTGCCGGGCGACGCCGAGGTGTTGGGCCCTGTTCCGGTGCCGGACGCACCGCCGGGATCGTCGCGCCGCCCCGGGGCCCCGCCGCCGGGGGAGCACTGGGAGCGCGTCCTGGTCCGGGTCCCGCCCGGCAGCGGCGCGGCACTCGCGTCGGCGCTGAAGCACGCGCAGGCGGCCCGGATGGCCCGCGGGGGCACGGAGCCGGTACGGGTACGGGTCGATCCGCCGGACATCGGCTGA
- a CDS encoding quinone-dependent dihydroorotate dehydrogenase, which yields MYKLFFNLVFKRMDPEKAHYLAFRWIRLAARVPVLRTFVAAVLAPRHKELRTEALGLRMHGPFGLAAGFDKNAVAIDGMTMLGFDHIEIGTVTGEPQPGNPKKRLFRLVPDRALINRMGFNNEGSAAVAERLAARKPAFRATVGVNIGKTKVVPEEEAAGDYVKSTERLAAHADYLVVNVSSPNTPGLRNLQATGALRPLLTAVREAADRTVTSRRVPLLVKIAPDLADEDVDAVADLAVELGLDGIIATNTTIARDGLGLTSDPSLVKETGGLSGAPLKARSLAVLRRLYARVGDRITLVGVGGIENAEDAWQRILAGATLVQGYSAFIYEGPFYARDLHKGLAARLNTSPYATLADAVGADVKKAHA from the coding sequence ATGTACAAACTCTTCTTCAACCTCGTCTTCAAGCGCATGGACCCGGAGAAGGCCCACTACCTGGCCTTCCGCTGGATCCGTCTCGCGGCCCGCGTCCCCGTGCTCCGCACGTTCGTCGCGGCCGTCCTCGCGCCCCGCCACAAGGAACTGCGCACGGAGGCCCTCGGCCTGCGCATGCACGGCCCCTTCGGGCTCGCCGCCGGCTTCGACAAGAACGCCGTCGCGATCGACGGCATGACGATGCTCGGCTTCGACCACATCGAGATCGGCACCGTCACGGGCGAGCCGCAGCCCGGCAACCCCAAGAAGCGCCTGTTCCGCCTCGTGCCGGACCGCGCGCTGATCAACCGCATGGGCTTCAACAACGAGGGCTCCGCGGCCGTGGCGGAGCGCCTGGCGGCCCGCAAGCCCGCTTTCAGGGCCACCGTCGGCGTGAACATCGGCAAGACCAAGGTCGTCCCCGAGGAGGAGGCGGCCGGCGACTACGTGAAGTCGACCGAGCGGCTCGCCGCCCACGCCGACTACCTCGTCGTGAACGTCTCCTCGCCGAACACGCCCGGCCTGCGCAACCTCCAGGCCACCGGGGCGCTGCGCCCGCTCCTGACCGCCGTGCGCGAGGCCGCCGACCGCACCGTCACCTCGCGCCGCGTCCCCCTCCTGGTGAAGATCGCCCCCGATCTGGCCGACGAGGACGTCGACGCCGTCGCCGACCTGGCGGTGGAGCTCGGCCTCGACGGGATCATCGCCACGAACACCACCATCGCGCGCGACGGCCTCGGCCTGACCTCCGACCCGTCCCTCGTGAAGGAGACCGGCGGCCTGTCCGGCGCGCCCCTCAAGGCACGCTCCCTGGCCGTCCTCAGGCGCCTCTACGCGCGCGTGGGCGACCGGATCACCCTGGTGGGCGTCGGCGGCATCGAGAACGCCGAGGACGCCTGGCAGCGCATCCTCGCCGGTGCCACCCTCGTCCAGGGCTACAGCGCCTTCATCTACGAGGGCCCGTTTTATGCTCGCGACCTCCACAAGGGCCTCGCCGCCCGCCTGAACACCTCGCCGTACGCCACCCTCGCCGACGCCGTCGGCGCCGACGTGAAGAAGGCCCACGCATGA
- the gmk gene encoding guanylate kinase: protein MSERPRLTVLSGPSGVGKSTVVAHMRKEHPEVWLSVSATTRKPRPGEKHGVHYFFVTDEEMDKLIANGELLEWAEFAGNRYGTPRRAVLDRLESGEPVLLEIDLQGARLVRESMPEAQLVFLAPPSWEELVRRLTGRGTEAPEVIERRLAAAKIELAAEAEFDTTLVNTSVEDVARELLALMRVV from the coding sequence ATGAGTGAACGTCCGCGGCTGACCGTGCTCTCCGGCCCCTCCGGGGTCGGCAAGAGCACGGTCGTCGCTCATATGCGCAAGGAACACCCCGAGGTCTGGCTGTCGGTTTCGGCCACCACCCGCAAGCCGCGCCCCGGCGAGAAGCACGGTGTCCACTACTTCTTCGTCACCGACGAGGAAATGGACAAGCTGATCGCCAACGGCGAGCTGCTGGAATGGGCCGAGTTCGCGGGCAACCGGTACGGGACCCCCCGCCGGGCCGTCCTGGACCGTCTCGAGTCGGGCGAACCCGTCCTCCTCGAGATCGATCTCCAGGGCGCCAGGCTCGTCCGCGAGTCGATGCCGGAGGCCCAGCTGGTCTTCCTCGCCCCGCCGAGCTGGGAGGAGCTGGTCCGCCGGCTCACCGGCCGGGGGACCGAGGCCCCCGAGGTGATCGAGCGCAGACTCGCGGCCGCCAAGATCGAGCTCGCCGCCGAGGCTGAGTTCGACACGACCCTGGTCAACACCTCCGTCGAGGACGTGGCCCGCGAGCTGCTAGCCTTGATGAGAGTTGTTTGA
- the rpoZ gene encoding DNA-directed RNA polymerase subunit omega yields the protein MSSSITAPEGIINPPIDELLEATDSKYSLVIYAAKRARQINAYYSQLGEGLLEYVGPLVDTHVHEKPLSIALREINAGLLTSEAIEGPAQ from the coding sequence GTGTCCTCTTCCATTACCGCGCCCGAGGGCATCATCAACCCGCCGATTGATGAGCTGCTCGAGGCGACCGACTCGAAGTACAGCCTCGTGATCTACGCCGCCAAGCGCGCGCGCCAGATCAACGCGTACTACTCGCAGCTCGGTGAGGGCCTGCTCGAGTACGTCGGCCCGCTGGTGGACACCCACGTCCACGAGAAGCCGCTCTCGATCGCGCTCCGCGAGATCAACGCGGGGCTGCTGACGTCGGAGGCCATCGAGGGCCCGGCTCAGTAA
- the pyrF gene encoding orotidine-5'-phosphate decarboxylase has translation MTVLEPFGARLRRAMDERGPLCVGIDPHAALLSAWGLNDDIDGLERFTRISVEALADTVAVVKPQSAFFERFGSRGVAVLERAVADLRAAGTLVVMDAKRGDIGSTMAAYAETFLHKDSPLFSDALTVSPYLGYGSLKPAVDLARESGAGLFVLALTSNPEGGEVQHAVRADGRNVGATMLAHLAEENAGETPMGSFGAVVGATLGDLSSYDLDINGPLLAPGIGAQGATPADLPGVFGAAARNVVPNVSRAVLKAGPSVAALREASVRFADEVRAAVVAA, from the coding sequence ATGACGGTTCTCGAACCCTTCGGCGCCCGCCTGCGCCGAGCCATGGACGAGCGTGGCCCCCTCTGCGTCGGCATCGACCCGCACGCGGCGCTGCTGTCGGCGTGGGGCCTGAACGACGACATCGACGGCCTGGAGCGCTTCACGCGGATCTCGGTCGAGGCGCTCGCCGACACCGTCGCCGTCGTCAAGCCGCAGTCGGCGTTCTTCGAGCGCTTCGGCTCGCGCGGCGTCGCCGTCCTGGAGCGCGCCGTCGCGGACCTGCGCGCCGCCGGCACGCTCGTCGTCATGGACGCCAAGCGCGGCGACATCGGCTCCACCATGGCCGCGTACGCGGAGACCTTCCTGCACAAGGACTCCCCGCTCTTCTCGGACGCCCTGACCGTCTCGCCGTACCTCGGCTACGGGTCCCTGAAGCCTGCCGTCGACCTGGCCCGCGAGTCCGGCGCCGGGCTCTTCGTCCTCGCGCTCACCTCGAACCCGGAGGGCGGCGAGGTCCAGCACGCCGTACGCGCCGACGGCCGCAACGTAGGCGCGACGATGCTCGCCCACCTCGCCGAGGAGAACGCGGGCGAGACGCCCATGGGCTCGTTCGGCGCCGTCGTCGGGGCGACGCTCGGGGACCTGTCCTCGTACGACCTGGACATCAATGGTCCGCTCCTCGCCCCGGGTATCGGCGCCCAGGGCGCGACCCCGGCGGATCTGCCCGGTGTCTTCGGCGCGGCCGCGCGCAACGTCGTCCCGAACGTCAGCCGCGCCGTTCTGAAGGCCGGCCCCTCGGTCGCCGCCCTGCGCGAGGCGTCGGTCCGTTTCGCCGACGAGGTCCGTGCGGCGGTCGTCGCGGCCTGA
- the fmt gene encoding methionyl-tRNA formyltransferase yields MKLVFAGTPEVAVPALDALIASDRHEVAAVVTRPDAPAGRGRRLVASPVAERAEEAGIEVLKPAKPRDEAFLARLREIAPDCCPVVAYGALLPKVALDVPARGWVNLHFSLLPAWRGAAPVQHAIMAGDEITGASTFLIEEGLDSGPLYGTVTEMVRPTDTSGDLLTRLAFAGAGLLSATMDGIEDGSLKALPQPADGITVAPKITVENALVDWAAPALRVDRVVRGCTPAPGAWTVFRDERLKLIQAVPIPARTDLAPGELAVGKKNLYVGTGSYAVELLWVQAQGKKPMVAADWARGVRIAPGERLGGTDVG; encoded by the coding sequence ATGAAGCTCGTCTTCGCAGGCACCCCCGAGGTCGCCGTTCCCGCTCTGGACGCCCTGATCGCCTCCGACCGCCACGAGGTCGCCGCGGTCGTCACCCGGCCGGACGCTCCCGCGGGCCGCGGCCGCCGGCTCGTCGCCAGTCCGGTCGCCGAGCGCGCGGAGGAGGCGGGGATCGAGGTCCTCAAGCCCGCGAAGCCGCGCGACGAGGCGTTCCTGGCCCGGCTGCGCGAGATCGCGCCCGACTGCTGCCCGGTCGTCGCGTACGGCGCGCTGCTGCCGAAGGTCGCCCTCGACGTCCCCGCGCGCGGCTGGGTCAACCTCCATTTCTCACTGCTGCCCGCCTGGCGCGGTGCCGCCCCCGTGCAGCACGCGATCATGGCCGGCGACGAGATCACCGGTGCGTCCACGTTCCTGATCGAGGAAGGGCTCGACTCCGGGCCGCTCTACGGGACGGTGACGGAGATGGTGCGGCCCACCGACACGAGCGGTGACCTGCTCACCCGGCTGGCGTTCGCGGGCGCCGGACTGCTCTCCGCGACCATGGACGGCATCGAGGACGGCTCCCTGAAGGCCCTGCCGCAGCCCGCCGACGGCATCACGGTCGCCCCGAAGATCACCGTCGAGAACGCGCTGGTCGACTGGGCGGCGCCCGCCCTGCGCGTCGACCGCGTCGTCCGCGGCTGCACGCCGGCGCCCGGCGCCTGGACCGTCTTCCGGGACGAGCGCCTCAAGCTCATCCAGGCCGTGCCGATTCCGGCCCGCACCGATCTCGCGCCCGGCGAGCTCGCCGTCGGCAAGAAGAACCTGTACGTGGGAACCGGCTCGTACGCGGTCGAGTTGCTGTGGGTGCAGGCTCAGGGCAAGAAGCCGATGGTCGCGGCCGACTGGGCGCGCGGGGTGCGGATCGCCCCGGGCGAGCGCCTGGGCGGGACCGACGTAGGCTGA
- a CDS encoding integration host factor: MALPPLTPEQRAAALEKAAAARRERAEVKNRLKHSGASLHEVIKQGQENDVIGKMKVSALLESLPGVGKVRAKQIMERLGISESRRVRGLGSNQIASLEREFGSTGA; this comes from the coding sequence GTGGCTCTTCCGCCCCTTACCCCTGAACAGCGCGCAGCCGCGCTCGAAAAGGCCGCCGCGGCTCGCCGGGAGCGGGCCGAGGTCAAGAATCGACTCAAGCACTCCGGCGCCTCCTTGCACGAGGTCATCAAGCAGGGTCAGGAGAACGACGTCATCGGCAAGATGAAGGTCTCCGCCCTCCTTGAGTCCCTCCCGGGCGTGGGCAAGGTCCGCGCCAAGCAGATCATGGAGCGGCTCGGAATCTCCGAGAGCCGCCGCGTGCGCGGACTCGGTTCCAACCAGATCGCGTCGCTGGAGCGCGAGTTCGGCAGCACCGGCGCCTAG
- the coaBC gene encoding bifunctional phosphopantothenoylcysteine decarboxylase/phosphopantothenate--cysteine ligase CoaBC, which produces MDKPKVVLGVSGGIAAYKACELLRRLTESGHDVRVVPTESALHFVGEATWSALSGNPVSTEVWESVHEVPHVRIGQHADLVIVAPATADMLAKAAHGLADDLLTNTLLTARCPVVFAPAMHTEMWEHPATRENVATLRRRGALVIDPAVGRLTGVDTGKGRFPDPVEIFEFVRRVLARGDQATVQDLAGRHVVISAGGTREPLDPVRFLGNRSSGKQGYALARTAVARGARVTLLAANAALPDPPGVDVVHVGTAVQLREAALEAAPEADVVVMAAAVADFRPETYATGKIKKKDGQEPEPIVLVRNPDILAELSADRPRPGQIVVGFAAETDDVLANGRKKLARKGCDLLVVNEVGERKTFGSEENEAVLLGADGSETPVPYGPKEVLSDTIWDEVVRLLPIGDARAQERIYDGE; this is translated from the coding sequence GTGGACAAGCCCAAGGTCGTTCTGGGGGTCAGCGGAGGAATCGCCGCCTACAAGGCGTGCGAGCTCCTGCGCCGGCTGACCGAGTCGGGACATGACGTACGCGTCGTGCCGACGGAGTCCGCCCTGCACTTCGTGGGCGAAGCGACCTGGTCGGCGCTGTCCGGCAACCCGGTGTCGACCGAGGTGTGGGAGTCCGTCCACGAGGTTCCGCACGTCCGCATCGGGCAGCACGCCGACCTCGTGATCGTCGCGCCCGCCACCGCCGACATGCTCGCCAAGGCCGCGCACGGCCTGGCCGACGACCTCCTCACGAACACGCTCCTGACCGCCCGCTGTCCGGTCGTCTTCGCCCCCGCCATGCACACGGAGATGTGGGAGCACCCGGCGACGCGGGAGAACGTGGCCACGCTCCGTCGACGCGGCGCCCTCGTCATCGACCCCGCCGTCGGCCGCCTCACCGGCGTCGACACGGGCAAGGGCCGGTTCCCCGACCCCGTGGAGATCTTCGAATTCGTACGCCGGGTCCTCGCGCGCGGTGATCAGGCGACCGTCCAGGACCTCGCCGGACGTCACGTCGTCATCAGCGCCGGCGGCACCCGCGAGCCCCTCGACCCGGTCCGCTTCCTCGGCAACCGCTCCTCGGGCAAGCAGGGGTACGCCCTCGCGCGCACGGCGGTCGCCCGCGGTGCCCGCGTCACCCTCCTCGCCGCGAACGCGGCGCTGCCCGACCCGCCCGGCGTCGACGTCGTCCACGTCGGGACGGCCGTACAGCTGCGCGAGGCCGCCCTCGAGGCGGCACCGGAGGCGGACGTGGTGGTCATGGCGGCCGCGGTGGCCGACTTCCGCCCCGAGACGTACGCCACAGGAAAGATCAAGAAGAAGGACGGGCAGGAGCCGGAGCCCATCGTCCTGGTCCGCAATCCGGACATCCTCGCCGAGCTCTCGGCGGACCGGCCGCGCCCCGGGCAGATCGTCGTCGGATTCGCCGCCGAAACGGACGACGTCCTCGCCAACGGCCGCAAAAAACTGGCCCGCAAGGGCTGTGACCTGCTCGTCGTCAACGAGGTGGGGGAGCGCAAGACCTTCGGCTCCGAGGAGAACGAGGCCGTCCTGCTCGGCGCGGACGGCAGCGAGACCCCGGTCCCGTACGGTCCGAAGGAAGTGCTCTCCGACACGATCTGGGACGAGGTCGTCCGGCTGCTGCCCATCGGCGACGCGCGGGCCCAGGAGCGGATCTATGACGGCGAGTGA